A single window of Onychostoma macrolepis isolate SWU-2019 chromosome 16, ASM1243209v1, whole genome shotgun sequence DNA harbors:
- the LOC131522551 gene encoding semaphorin-4A isoform X1: protein MAGLFRIWIFTVLLLGLIDPSQGSLHPRMSFSQGSSERLLGIYHSSIVKNTSTLLLSTDAETLFVGAQDALLSLDVSQPDSITLKDKLEWAASPQNMKTCTVASKTDCGNFISILQFFNSTHLYACGTNAYKPQALIIPASSLSASRDTKDAKNCCPSSSTQRNAATIVDEELYTATKVGYFGDKVISRCHSRGTRNNLELQNVPKLLQEPIFISSTHVASEGKILLFFTEVGELTGDLFLNSFIVSRVAQVCTDDNGGSLTLQKRWTSFAKSQLVCQQGDELQFNKLQDIVKLSPTDEKSPDNTLFYGVFTSQWAASSGLSAVCAFSLTDIKAAFSGDYKTFDLNGNHWTRQPNIDGKLGKCGLFNDNDRVLNIVKKSFLTEKAVRPVGKKLIFSSTEERYSRLAVQRTQAANGHSYTILYLLTESGFLHKVVLLAKGPHIIEEIQIFKQSQTVKNILLSTSKGVLFIGSSEGVFRVPVSNCSAYPNCAECVLARDPFCGWDSETRACATVSRMGSNLRQDVEGGNANEQCTEFKNTASTVIRIAQLNEIVVLPCQWRSRLAEVTWRFSNNSIVPQFPYMQRADGSLVFTVTPKTVSTYRCVSEELGFKQTIAAFTITLHVIPRSFPPPSHQQPDITLESDEGTKTELIPDYYTTLEFDKSEPTKGEKTDAFKTPDRTSEKKARTNHQSTKNVNTAEKDTVCIAKKSYYTEMVAFCLLFVICLFVFIAFVVLWRRSMRCNKTTPQKQPKDTESDNIWQTELEEQKS, encoded by the exons ATGGCAGGATTGTTTAGGATCTGGATATTTACAGTCCTCCTCTTGGGATTGATAGATCCATCTCAGGGCTCTCTGCATCCTCGCATGTCATTCTCTCAGG gAAGCTCAGAGCGTCTCTTGGGCATCTACCACAGCTCTATTGTGAAGAACACCAGCACTCTGCTGCTCAGCACTGACGCTGAAACACTGTTTGTTGGCGCTCAGGATGCTCTGCTCTCTCTGGATGTCAGTCAACCTGATAGTATTACACTCAAAGACAAG ttggaATGGGCAGCATCTCCACAAAATATGAAAACCTGTACAGTGGCCTCAAAGACG GATTGTGGCAACTTCATTAGTATTCTGCAGTTTTTCAACTCTACACACCTTTATGCCTGCGGGACAAATGCATATAAACCACAAGCCCTCATCATA CCAGCAAGTTCTCTGAGCGCTAGCAGAGACACAAAGGATGCCAAAAACTGCTGTCCCTCCAGCTCCACCCAGAGAAACGCAGCCACTATTGTTG ATGAAGAGCTGTATACAGCAACCAAAGTCGGCTACTTTGGGGACAAAGTCATTTCTCGCTGTCACAGCAGAGGAACACGCAATAACTTGGAGCTTCAGAATGTACCAAAATTGCTACAGg agCCTATATTCATAAGTTCAACACATGTTGCCAGTGAAGGAAAGATCCTGCTGTTCTTTACTGAGGTTGGGGAATTGACTGGAGACTTGTTTCTGAACTCTTTTATTGTGTCTCGTGTGGCACAGGTCTGCACG GATGACAACGGAGGAAGCCTTACCTTACAGAAGCGCTGGACATCCTTTGCCAAGTCTCAGCTGGTCTGCCAACAAGGAGATGAGCTCCAGTTCAACAAGCTGCAGGATATTGTCAAGCTGTCCCCAACGGATGAAAAGTCTCCTGACAACACCCTTTTCTACGGAGTCTTTACCTCACAATG GGCAGCTTCATCTGGTCTGTCAGCAGTCTGTGCTTTCAGTCTAACAGATATTAAAGCAGCTTTTTCAGGGGATTACAAGACATTCGATTTGAATGGAAACCACTGGACACGTCAGCCAAATATAGACGGTAAACTCGGCAAG TGTGGATTATTCAATGACAATGACCGTGTGTTAAACATTGTAAAAAAGAGCTTCCTGACTGAAAAAGCTGTGCGTCCTGTGGGGAAGAAACTGATTTTCTCCTCGACAGAAGAGCGGTATAGCCGTCTAGCTGTTCAGAGAACTCAAGCTGCAAATGGACACAGCTACACCATCCTTTACCTGCTCACCG AATCTGGCTTTCTTCATAAAGTCGTCCTGCTGGCTAAAGGTCCTCATATCATCGAAGAAATTCAGATATTTAAGCAATCACAGACTGTGAAAAACATCCTTCTCTCTACCAGCAAG GGTGTGTTGTTCATCGGCTCTTCCGAGGGTGTCTTCAGAGTGCCTGTATCCAACTGTTCAGCTTATCCAAACTGTGCAGAGTGTGTGTTGGCACGTGACCCGTTCTGTGGATGGGACTCAGAGACCAGAGCCTGTGCTACTGTGTCCAGAATGGGGTCTAACCT ACGGCAGGACGTGGAAGGCGGAAATGCCAATGAACAGTGCACAGAGTTCAAAAATACTGCTTCTACAG TGATACGGATTGCACAGTTAAATGAGATTGTGGTTCTACCATGTCAGTGGAGGTCTAGACTGGCAGAGGTGACTTGGAGGTTTTCAAACAACAGCATCGTTCCTCAGTTTCCATACATGCAGCGGGCAGACGGCAGTCTTGTTTTCACCGTCACTCCAAAGACCGTGAGCACCTATCGCTGCGTGTCTGAGGAACTGGGCTTCAAGCAAACCATCGCCGCCTTCACTATAACTCTCCATGTCATCCCTCGTTCTTTCCCTCCTCCATCACATCAGCAACCTGACATCACCCTGGAGTCTGACGAGGGCACAAAAACAGAGCTCATCCCTGATTACTACACAACACTTGAGTTTGATAAATCTGAACCTACAAAAGGGGAAAAGACGGATGCATTTAAAACACCAGACAGGACCAGTGAGAAAAAAGCCAGGACTAATCATCAATCCACTAAAAACGTGAACACTGCAGAAAAAGACACTGTTTGCATTGCAAAGAAGAGTTACTATACTGAAATGGTTGCTTTTTGTCTCTTGTTTGTCATTTGTCTCTTCGTATTCATTGCTTTTGTGGTCCTTTGGAGGCGCAGCATGAGGTGCAACAAAACCACCCCTCAGAAACAACCTAAAGACACGGAATCAGACAATATCTGGCAAACGGAACTAGAAGAACAGAAAAGCTGA
- the LOC131522551 gene encoding semaphorin-4B isoform X2 — protein sequence MKTCTVASKTDCGNFISILQFFNSTHLYACGTNAYKPQALIIPASSLSASRDTKDAKNCCPSSSTQRNAATIVDEELYTATKVGYFGDKVISRCHSRGTRNNLELQNVPKLLQEPIFISSTHVASEGKILLFFTEVGELTGDLFLNSFIVSRVAQVCTDDNGGSLTLQKRWTSFAKSQLVCQQGDELQFNKLQDIVKLSPTDEKSPDNTLFYGVFTSQWAASSGLSAVCAFSLTDIKAAFSGDYKTFDLNGNHWTRQPNIDGKLGKCGLFNDNDRVLNIVKKSFLTEKAVRPVGKKLIFSSTEERYSRLAVQRTQAANGHSYTILYLLTESGFLHKVVLLAKGPHIIEEIQIFKQSQTVKNILLSTSKGVLFIGSSEGVFRVPVSNCSAYPNCAECVLARDPFCGWDSETRACATVSRMGSNLRQDVEGGNANEQCTEFKNTASTVIRIAQLNEIVVLPCQWRSRLAEVTWRFSNNSIVPQFPYMQRADGSLVFTVTPKTVSTYRCVSEELGFKQTIAAFTITLHVIPRSFPPPSHQQPDITLESDEGTKTELIPDYYTTLEFDKSEPTKGEKTDAFKTPDRTSEKKARTNHQSTKNVNTAEKDTVCIAKKSYYTEMVAFCLLFVICLFVFIAFVVLWRRSMRCNKTTPQKQPKDTESDNIWQTELEEQKS from the exons ATGAAAACCTGTACAGTGGCCTCAAAGACG GATTGTGGCAACTTCATTAGTATTCTGCAGTTTTTCAACTCTACACACCTTTATGCCTGCGGGACAAATGCATATAAACCACAAGCCCTCATCATA CCAGCAAGTTCTCTGAGCGCTAGCAGAGACACAAAGGATGCCAAAAACTGCTGTCCCTCCAGCTCCACCCAGAGAAACGCAGCCACTATTGTTG ATGAAGAGCTGTATACAGCAACCAAAGTCGGCTACTTTGGGGACAAAGTCATTTCTCGCTGTCACAGCAGAGGAACACGCAATAACTTGGAGCTTCAGAATGTACCAAAATTGCTACAGg agCCTATATTCATAAGTTCAACACATGTTGCCAGTGAAGGAAAGATCCTGCTGTTCTTTACTGAGGTTGGGGAATTGACTGGAGACTTGTTTCTGAACTCTTTTATTGTGTCTCGTGTGGCACAGGTCTGCACG GATGACAACGGAGGAAGCCTTACCTTACAGAAGCGCTGGACATCCTTTGCCAAGTCTCAGCTGGTCTGCCAACAAGGAGATGAGCTCCAGTTCAACAAGCTGCAGGATATTGTCAAGCTGTCCCCAACGGATGAAAAGTCTCCTGACAACACCCTTTTCTACGGAGTCTTTACCTCACAATG GGCAGCTTCATCTGGTCTGTCAGCAGTCTGTGCTTTCAGTCTAACAGATATTAAAGCAGCTTTTTCAGGGGATTACAAGACATTCGATTTGAATGGAAACCACTGGACACGTCAGCCAAATATAGACGGTAAACTCGGCAAG TGTGGATTATTCAATGACAATGACCGTGTGTTAAACATTGTAAAAAAGAGCTTCCTGACTGAAAAAGCTGTGCGTCCTGTGGGGAAGAAACTGATTTTCTCCTCGACAGAAGAGCGGTATAGCCGTCTAGCTGTTCAGAGAACTCAAGCTGCAAATGGACACAGCTACACCATCCTTTACCTGCTCACCG AATCTGGCTTTCTTCATAAAGTCGTCCTGCTGGCTAAAGGTCCTCATATCATCGAAGAAATTCAGATATTTAAGCAATCACAGACTGTGAAAAACATCCTTCTCTCTACCAGCAAG GGTGTGTTGTTCATCGGCTCTTCCGAGGGTGTCTTCAGAGTGCCTGTATCCAACTGTTCAGCTTATCCAAACTGTGCAGAGTGTGTGTTGGCACGTGACCCGTTCTGTGGATGGGACTCAGAGACCAGAGCCTGTGCTACTGTGTCCAGAATGGGGTCTAACCT ACGGCAGGACGTGGAAGGCGGAAATGCCAATGAACAGTGCACAGAGTTCAAAAATACTGCTTCTACAG TGATACGGATTGCACAGTTAAATGAGATTGTGGTTCTACCATGTCAGTGGAGGTCTAGACTGGCAGAGGTGACTTGGAGGTTTTCAAACAACAGCATCGTTCCTCAGTTTCCATACATGCAGCGGGCAGACGGCAGTCTTGTTTTCACCGTCACTCCAAAGACCGTGAGCACCTATCGCTGCGTGTCTGAGGAACTGGGCTTCAAGCAAACCATCGCCGCCTTCACTATAACTCTCCATGTCATCCCTCGTTCTTTCCCTCCTCCATCACATCAGCAACCTGACATCACCCTGGAGTCTGACGAGGGCACAAAAACAGAGCTCATCCCTGATTACTACACAACACTTGAGTTTGATAAATCTGAACCTACAAAAGGGGAAAAGACGGATGCATTTAAAACACCAGACAGGACCAGTGAGAAAAAAGCCAGGACTAATCATCAATCCACTAAAAACGTGAACACTGCAGAAAAAGACACTGTTTGCATTGCAAAGAAGAGTTACTATACTGAAATGGTTGCTTTTTGTCTCTTGTTTGTCATTTGTCTCTTCGTATTCATTGCTTTTGTGGTCCTTTGGAGGCGCAGCATGAGGTGCAACAAAACCACCCCTCAGAAACAACCTAAAGACACGGAATCAGACAATATCTGGCAAACGGAACTAGAAGAACAGAAAAGCTGA